The Helicobacter pylori genome includes a window with the following:
- a CDS encoding TaqI-like C-terminal specificity domain-containing protein, producing the protein MRQNALSTESFIFANPTLLDLRDKIESIGTPLKDWDIQIYRGILTGCNEAFIIPTEKRDAILNACKTQEERERTEVLIKPILRGKDIKRYSYEWADLWVINTHNGYTSALKSKIPPIDIEKTPATKAHLDSYYDIIATRCDQGDTPYHLRNCAYLEDFEKEKIVYPETSQGAYFKYENSGIFLEKTAFMIVSDAHNLKLLTALLNSKLITFYFKNFCGGCILGKSGYQYNKHALEKIPIPKITPQNQELARKITDGAEQILALKEKDPKANTLESEKEIDALVYQLYNLTDEEIKIIEDGQ; encoded by the coding sequence ATGAGACAAAACGCGCTTTCAACAGAAAGCTTTATTTTTGCCAACCCCACGCTTTTAGATTTGAGGGACAAAATAGAGAGTATCGGCACCCCGCTTAAAGACTGGGACATTCAAATCTATCGTGGCATTTTAACCGGTTGTAACGAAGCCTTTATCATTCCCACTGAAAAAAGAGACGCCATTTTGAACGCTTGCAAGACGCAAGAAGAAAGGGAGCGCACAGAAGTGCTTATTAAGCCCATTTTGAGAGGGAAAGACATTAAAAGGTATTCTTATGAGTGGGCGGATTTGTGGGTTATCAACACCCATAACGGCTACACTTCTGCCCTCAAATCTAAAATCCCTCCCATTGATATAGAAAAAACCCCCGCAACAAAAGCGCATTTAGACTCTTATTATGATATTATTGCCACACGATGCGATCAAGGAGACACCCCCTATCACTTAAGGAATTGCGCGTATTTAGAGGATTTTGAAAAAGAGAAAATTGTGTATCCAGAGACTTCACAGGGGGCGTATTTTAAATATGAAAACAGTGGAATATTTTTAGAAAAAACTGCATTTATGATTGTTAGTGATGCTCATAATCTTAAGCTTTTGACTGCTTTACTCAATTCTAAACTGATTACATTCTATTTTAAAAATTTTTGCGGAGGTTGTATTTTAGGCAAAAGTGGTTATCAATACAATAAGCATGCTTTAGAAAAAATACCCATTCCTAAAATCACGCCGCAAAACCAAGAATTAGCCCGTAAAATCACCGATGGCGCAGAGCAAATCCTAGCGCTAAAAGAAAAAGACCCTAAAGCCAACACCTTAGAATCAGAAAAAGAAATTGACGCCTTAGTCTATCAGCTCTATAATCTCACCGATGAAGAAATTAAGATCATTGAAGACGGGCAGTGA
- a CDS encoding aminotransferase class V-fold PLP-dependent enzyme, which yields MAEETLPITPDLLKNPYQKIINASASVFDENHGRSFFSAPFYERIEPYLKEVLTHPIDLECDLNTAKKKNRLTPLKKLFKACFNTEEILIVNNNTSAIFLIANTLAQEKEIIVSYGELVGGNFNLKDILLSSGARLHLVGNINRAYLRDYRLALNENSKMLFKTHNPAFQKDTPFKDLQALAKEHGLIDYYNLGDVDLLNRTALEEILALKPSLLSFSTDKCFNSVQAGIIMGQKERVEMLKNHPLYRALRADKITLTLLFCSLKAWVNHQEEITICALLNQTKDALLQKALKLYALLKPLELNVSIASSFSKIGNLFGRELESFCVKIQPKNTHALNGEKLYLKLFQKGVITRISCEFVCFEVFSLNEKDFEKIALVLEEILNKA from the coding sequence ATGGCTGAAGAAACGCTCCCAATAACCCCGGATCTTTTGAAAAATCCTTATCAAAAAATCATCAATGCGAGTGCGAGCGTTTTTGATGAAAACCATGGGCGATCATTTTTTAGTGCGCCATTTTATGAAAGAATTGAACCTTATTTAAAAGAAGTTTTAACCCATCCCATTGATTTAGAATGCGATTTAAACACCGCTAAAAAAAAGAACCGCTTAACCCCTTTAAAAAAGCTTTTTAAAGCGTGTTTTAACACTGAAGAAATTTTGATTGTGAATAACAACACCAGCGCGATATTCCTCATCGCCAACACTTTAGCGCAAGAAAAAGAAATCATTGTTTCGTATGGCGAATTAGTGGGGGGGAATTTTAACCTTAAAGATATTTTATTAAGTAGTGGGGCTAGGTTGCATTTAGTGGGGAATATTAATCGCGCTTATTTAAGGGATTACCGCTTAGCCTTGAATGAAAACAGCAAAATGCTCTTTAAAACCCACAACCCCGCTTTTCAAAAAGACACGCCTTTTAAAGATTTGCAAGCCCTGGCTAAAGAGCATGGTTTGATTGATTATTACAATTTAGGGGATGTGGATTTATTAAATAGAACGGCTTTAGAAGAAATTTTAGCTCTAAAACCATCGCTTTTAAGCTTTAGCACGGATAAATGCTTTAACAGCGTTCAAGCCGGCATTATTATGGGGCAAAAAGAACGGGTTGAAATGTTAAAAAACCACCCCCTTTATAGAGCCTTGAGAGCGGATAAGATCACGCTCACCTTGCTTTTTTGCAGCCTAAAAGCATGGGTGAATCATCAAGAAGAAATCACAATTTGCGCGTTATTAAACCAAACTAAAGACGCATTATTACAAAAAGCCTTGAAACTCTACGCCCTTTTAAAGCCTTTAGAATTGAACGTGAGCATAGCCTCTAGCTTTTCTAAAATAGGGAATTTGTTTGGTAGGGAATTAGAATCCTTTTGCGTGAAAATCCAGCCTAAAAACACCCACGCTTTAAATGGTGAGAAACTTTATTTAAAGCTTTTCCAAAAAGGCGTTATTACAAGAATTTCATGCGAATTTGTGTGCTTTGAAGTCTTTAGCTTGAATGAGAAAGATTTTGAAAAAATCGCTCTGGTTTTAGAAGAAATCCTTAATAAAGCTTAA
- a CDS encoding DUF7149 domain-containing protein, giving the protein MDYKKLDLPNTNYPNKEQLKAFETAFDAFLETNPQENENHQNDAFNDLLKGVFKYKVKPTKRIDSAILNENNEVEVIIEFKALKNPNEFIKKGDLNVKALHESLFYYLIERKNGNNNLKHLILATIKELYIIDANEFEVFNRDKEIENAFKDCYDRKGNDTSTKAFYDVCQKRLNELDHSLKYHYIPLKKENLALIYQVLSPNFLLKIPKYSDANTLNKDFYEELLYILGLEEQNDKGKILIKPSRTKNSLSDALREKYKNLDDEEVMALLIAWNNRILFLRLLESLLISFKHFEKPFLTTEHFNDFNDLNTLFFEVLAKKNNERFKEIKEDKILEKIPYLNSSLFDETPLELKVYEIKLLDNKKLEIYKNSVLKKHEDYQKEKDLPLLEYLFAFLRVYDFTTTPKDIKDNTNTSESRLINPAVLGLVFEKLNGYKEGAFYTPSFITSYMCKESISQIVLDKFNQKYNIECEKLEELKNYLKNDSYKEDKRKEYLQFLLTLRICDPAVGSGHFLVSALNEMVWIAYKLGLIASLHRYDLKLENDEIIIHYTPTGEIFNYTKPHSENDPHHQIQKELFELKKDIIENCLFGVDINPNSCEITKLRLWIELLKYSYYIFKEGKNTNALETLPNIDINIKCANSLISRFNLNDDLKKIPNIKKKIQEYKDLVAQYKDPNPFYPLNKQDLINKIQDLKNTFSLTLKDPKTKAELEKAIEKHIKKYNFFALDDKSLLDGLNYFILSLFGTLKLSHKEEEEAFASYGRIRALRKKLDDALSGGEYQNAFEWRFEFPEVLNDEGDFLGFDCIIGNPPYIRQEHIKDIKPLLEKQYQDFYNSTADLYTYFFALSYNLLKEKGFNAFITSNKYARAKYGAKLRELLLKKNHYCQLHGIERLKSL; this is encoded by the coding sequence ATGGATTATAAAAAATTAGATTTACCCAACACAAACTACCCAAATAAAGAGCAACTGAAAGCTTTTGAAACCGCTTTTGACGCCTTTTTAGAAACCAACCCACAAGAAAATGAAAATCACCAAAACGACGCTTTTAATGATTTATTGAAAGGTGTTTTTAAATACAAGGTTAAGCCCACCAAAAGAATAGACAGCGCTATTCTTAATGAAAATAACGAAGTGGAAGTGATCATTGAATTTAAAGCCCTTAAAAACCCCAACGAATTTATTAAAAAGGGTGATTTGAATGTTAAAGCCTTGCATGAAAGCCTTTTCTATTATCTCATAGAAAGAAAAAATGGTAATAATAACCTTAAGCATCTTATCTTAGCCACTATTAAAGAGCTTTATATCATTGATGCGAACGAATTTGAGGTTTTTAATAGAGATAAAGAAATTGAAAACGCCTTTAAAGATTGCTACGATAGAAAGGGTAATGATACAAGCACAAAAGCGTTTTATGATGTTTGCCAAAAGCGCCTTAATGAACTTGATCATTCTTTGAAATACCACTATATCCCTCTCAAAAAAGAAAATTTAGCCCTAATCTATCAAGTCCTAAGCCCTAATTTTTTGCTCAAAATTCCAAAATATTCTGACGCTAACACGCTTAACAAAGATTTTTATGAAGAATTGCTTTACATTTTAGGGTTAGAAGAGCAAAATGACAAAGGGAAAATTTTAATCAAGCCTAGCCGCACCAAAAATTCCCTAAGCGATGCTTTAAGAGAGAAATACAAAAATTTAGACGATGAAGAAGTCATGGCGTTACTCATCGCTTGGAATAACCGCATCTTGTTTTTACGGCTTTTAGAAAGCCTTTTAATTTCTTTCAAGCATTTTGAAAAACCTTTCTTAACCACAGAACACTTTAACGATTTCAACGACCTAAACACCCTCTTTTTTGAAGTCCTAGCCAAGAAAAATAACGAGCGTTTCAAAGAAATTAAAGAAGACAAGATTTTAGAAAAAATCCCTTATTTGAATTCCAGTTTGTTTGATGAAACGCCTTTGGAATTAAAGGTGTATGAAATCAAACTTTTAGACAATAAAAAGCTAGAAATCTATAAAAATTCCGTTCTCAAAAAACATGAAGATTATCAAAAAGAAAAAGATTTGCCCTTGCTGGAATACCTTTTTGCATTTTTGCGCGTTTATGATTTCACCACCACCCCTAAAGACATTAAAGATAATACAAATACCAGCGAAAGCCGTTTGATCAACCCTGCCGTTTTAGGGCTTGTTTTTGAAAAACTCAACGGCTATAAAGAGGGAGCTTTTTATACCCCAAGCTTCATTACAAGCTACATGTGCAAAGAGAGTATCAGCCAAATTGTGTTGGATAAATTCAATCAAAAATACAATATAGAGTGTGAAAAATTAGAAGAATTAAAAAATTATCTCAAAAATGATAGCTATAAAGAGGATAAACGCAAAGAATATCTGCAATTCCTTCTCACTTTACGCATTTGCGATCCGGCGGTGGGGAGCGGGCATTTCTTGGTTTCTGCGCTCAATGAAATGGTGTGGATTGCTTACAAGCTAGGGCTTATTGCTTCCTTGCATCGCTACGATCTTAAATTAGAAAACGATGAAATCATCATTCACTACACGCCAACGGGTGAAATCTTTAACTACACCAAACCGCATAGCGAAAACGACCCCCACCACCAAATCCAAAAAGAACTTTTTGAGCTTAAAAAAGACATCATTGAAAACTGCCTTTTTGGCGTGGATATTAACCCCAATTCTTGCGAAATCACCAAGCTCAGGCTATGGATAGAGCTTTTAAAATACAGCTATTACATTTTTAAAGAGGGTAAGAACACTAATGCGCTTGAAACCCTCCCCAACATTGATATTAACATCAAGTGCGCTAACAGCTTGATCTCACGCTTTAATTTGAATGATGATCTCAAAAAGATCCCCAATATCAAGAAAAAAATCCAAGAATATAAAGATCTAGTCGCCCAATACAAAGACCCAAACCCTTTCTATCCCTTAAATAAGCAAGATCTTATCAACAAAATCCAAGACTTAAAAAACACTTTTTCCCTCACACTCAAAGACCCTAAAACCAAAGCAGAGCTTGAAAAGGCTATTGAAAAACACATCAAAAAATACAATTTCTTTGCCCTAGACGATAAGAGTTTGCTAGATGGGTTAAATTACTTTATCCTAAGCCTTTTTGGCACGCTTAAACTAAGCCACAAAGAAGAGGAAGAGGCTTTTGCTTCTTATGGGCGTATTAGAGCTTTAAGAAAAAAGCTTGATGATGCCTTAAGTGGTGGAGAGTATCAAAATGCGTTTGAATGGCGCTTTGAATTCCCTGAAGTTTTAAATGATGAGGGGGATTTTTTAGGCTTTGATTGCATCATTGGCAACCCGCCTTATATCCGCCAAGAACACATCAAAGACATAAAGCCTTTATTAGAAAAGCAATACCAAGATTTCTACAACAGCACCGCTGACCTTTACACCTACTTTTTTGCCCTATCTTACAATCTTTTAAAAGAAAAGGGGTTTAACGCTTTCATCACTTCCAACAAATACGCGCGCGCCAAATACGGCGCTAAATTAAGAGAATTGCTACTCAAAAAAAACCACTATTGTCAGTTACATGGAATTGAACGCCTTAAAAGTCTTTGA
- the nusA gene encoding transcription termination factor NusA, protein MEKISDLIECIAYEKNLPKEMISKVIQGCLLKMAQNELDPLARYLVVEENKQFQLIQLVEVLEDDDERLINDPSKYISLSKAKEMDPSVKIKDELSYSLSLESMKQGAINRLFKDLQYQLEKALEDSHFEAFQKRLNSVLMGQVILVDHNQNTFIEIEQQFQGVLSMRHRIKGESFKVGDSIKAVLTQVKRTKKGLLLELSRTTPKMLEALLELEVPEIKDKEIEIIHCVRIPGNRAKVSFFSHNARIDPIGAAVGVKGVRINAISNELNKENIDCIEYSNVPEIYITLALAPAKILSVEIKKIPIEELSTEEKESIQERFIVNNHLQKAKVRLLDIEKSKAIGKGGVNVCLASMLTGYHIEFETIPSVKENAENESEKETPKVGVEALESLFKS, encoded by the coding sequence ATGGAAAAAATCAGCGATCTTATAGAATGCATTGCGTATGAAAAAAATTTGCCTAAAGAGATGATTTCAAAAGTGATTCAAGGCTGTTTGTTAAAAATGGCGCAAAACGAGTTAGACCCCCTAGCACGCTACTTGGTGGTTGAAGAGAACAAGCAGTTCCAGCTTATCCAGTTGGTAGAAGTTTTAGAAGATGATGATGAAAGATTGATTAACGACCCTTCTAAATACATCAGCTTGTCTAAAGCCAAAGAAATGGATCCAAGCGTTAAGATTAAAGACGAATTGTCTTACAGCTTGAGTTTGGAGAGCATGAAGCAAGGAGCGATCAACCGCCTTTTTAAAGATTTGCAATACCAGTTAGAAAAAGCGTTAGAAGACAGCCACTTTGAAGCGTTTCAAAAGCGTCTTAACAGCGTTTTAATGGGGCAAGTGATTTTAGTGGATCACAATCAAAACACCTTTATTGAGATTGAGCAGCAATTTCAGGGCGTTCTTTCCATGCGCCATCGCATCAAGGGCGAGAGTTTTAAAGTGGGCGATAGCATTAAAGCGGTTTTAACGCAAGTCAAACGCACGAAAAAAGGCTTACTATTAGAGCTGAGCCGCACCACCCCTAAAATGCTTGAAGCCTTGTTGGAATTAGAAGTCCCTGAAATTAAAGATAAAGAAATTGAAATCATCCATTGCGTGCGAATCCCAGGCAACAGAGCGAAAGTGAGCTTTTTTTCCCATAACGCTAGGATTGACCCCATAGGCGCGGCTGTGGGGGTTAAGGGCGTGCGCATCAATGCGATCAGTAACGAATTGAATAAAGAAAACATTGATTGCATAGAGTATTCTAATGTGCCTGAAATTTACATCACCCTCGCGCTCGCTCCAGCCAAAATTTTAAGCGTTGAAATTAAAAAAATCCCTATAGAAGAATTGAGCACTGAAGAAAAAGAGTCCATTCAAGAGCGTTTTATTGTCAATAACCATTTGCAAAAGGCTAAAGTGCGCTTGTTAGACATTGAAAAATCTAAGGCTATCGGTAAAGGCGGGGTGAATGTGTGTTTAGCGTCCATGCTTACAGGCTATCACATAGAGTTTGAAACCATTCCTAGCGTCAAAGAAAACGCAGAAAATGAAAGCGAAAAAGAAACGCCAAAAGTGGGGGTAGAAGCTTTAGAGTCTTTGTTTAAGAGTTAA